The following are encoded together in the Deinococcus soli (ex Cha et al. 2016) genome:
- a CDS encoding creatininase family protein, with protein sequence MHIQDMNWGMVEDLLTREDRCVLPLGCTEQHATLSLATDTLLAGRVAREAADGSGVPVFPALPYGITPTFTAYPGTLSLRVSTYLNLLDDLLSGLHAQGFRRILIVNGHGGNAPGQGWLGEWLARHPDTRVQWHNWWNAPRTWAAVQRVDPLASHASWMENFPWTRLDGVPAPEERKPMVDVAALRQLPPARVREVLGDGNYGGLHRRPDREMQLIWQEAVAETRALLDSGWA encoded by the coding sequence ATGCACATTCAGGACATGAACTGGGGCATGGTCGAGGACCTGCTGACCCGCGAGGACCGCTGCGTCCTCCCGCTGGGCTGCACCGAGCAGCACGCGACGCTCAGTCTCGCCACGGACACGCTGCTGGCCGGACGGGTCGCGCGTGAGGCTGCCGACGGCAGCGGCGTCCCGGTGTTCCCCGCCCTGCCGTACGGCATCACGCCCACGTTCACGGCGTACCCGGGCACGCTCAGCCTGCGCGTCAGCACGTACCTGAATCTGCTGGACGACCTGCTGAGCGGCCTGCACGCCCAGGGCTTCCGGCGCATCCTGATCGTGAACGGCCACGGCGGGAATGCGCCCGGGCAGGGCTGGCTGGGCGAGTGGCTGGCCCGGCACCCGGACACGCGCGTGCAGTGGCACAACTGGTGGAACGCGCCCCGTACCTGGGCCGCCGTGCAGCGCGTGGACCCCCTGGCCAGTCACGCCAGCTGGATGGAGAACTTCCCCTGGACCCGCCTGGACGGCGTCCCGGCCCCCGAGGAGCGCAAACCCATGGTGGACGTCGCCGCGCTGCGCCAGCTGCCCCCCGCGAGGGTGCGCGAGGTGCTGGGCGACGGCAACTACGGCGGCCTGCACCGCCGCCCGGACCGCGAGATGCAGCTCATCTGGCAGGAAGCCGTCGCGGAAACCCGCGCACTGCTGGACAGCGGCTGGGCCTGA
- a CDS encoding Sir2 family NAD-dependent protein deacetylase: protein MDLAAARAALHSASRVAVLTGAGVSAESGIPTFRDAQTGHWARFRPEDLASPPAYRRDPQMVWEWYAGRYRDVLAAQPNGAHDLLARLEAQKGPGFFLATQNVDGLHHRAGSGAHGGQVVELHGNLLSGRDEVTGQTFPLAAPAELVTPPTSPLGNRMRPNVVWFGEYLPGDALEAARDAFAAAEVALVIGTSGAVYPAAGLAAETLRRGGIAIEINPTDTEISHQMTYVVRDVASQGLAALLE, encoded by the coding sequence ATGGATCTTGCTGCTGCCCGCGCCGCCCTGCACTCCGCCTCCCGCGTTGCCGTGCTGACCGGCGCGGGCGTCAGTGCCGAGAGCGGGATTCCCACCTTCCGGGACGCGCAGACCGGACACTGGGCGCGTTTCAGACCCGAGGATCTCGCCAGTCCGCCCGCGTACCGCCGCGATCCCCAGATGGTCTGGGAGTGGTACGCGGGCCGCTACCGCGACGTGCTGGCCGCGCAACCCAACGGCGCGCACGACCTGCTGGCGCGACTGGAAGCGCAGAAGGGGCCGGGGTTCTTCCTCGCCACGCAGAACGTGGACGGGCTGCACCACCGCGCGGGCAGCGGCGCGCACGGCGGGCAGGTCGTGGAACTGCACGGCAACCTCCTCAGTGGCCGGGACGAGGTGACGGGGCAGACGTTCCCCCTTGCCGCGCCCGCTGAACTGGTCACGCCGCCCACCTCCCCGCTCGGGAACCGCATGCGGCCCAATGTCGTCTGGTTCGGCGAGTACCTGCCGGGGGATGCCCTGGAAGCCGCGCGGGACGCCTTCGCCGCCGCCGAGGTCGCGCTGGTGATCGGCACGAGCGGCGCCGTGTACCCCGCCGCCGGACTGGCCGCCGAGACCCTGCGGCGTGGCGGGATCGCCATCGAGATCAACCCCACCGACACCGAGATCTCGCACCAGATGACCTACGTGGTGCGGGACGTCGCGTCACAGGGCCTCGCCGCGCTACTCGAATGA
- a CDS encoding SDR family oxidoreductase — MKTMLLTGGTGVLGRALLPALEGRADMRVLSRHADPRPTFRQGDLHSGAGLADALRGVDTVIHAASQPSRPQTDVEMTGVLLAAAREAGVRHVVYVSIVGCDQVRAFPYYRAKTQAEALVAAGGVPFTVVRAAQFHEFVAFMLSRLTRAPLLPLPGLPLQPVDVHAAATQIAQVALGAPQGRAPDIVGPQVLALPELARTWADATGARTRILPVPAARRFTPLTRPDLSGVGRTWAQWLAQEATRPNPYAG, encoded by the coding sequence ATGAAGACCATGCTCCTGACTGGAGGGACCGGCGTACTGGGCCGAGCCCTGCTGCCCGCCCTGGAGGGCCGCGCGGACATGCGCGTCCTGTCACGCCACGCCGATCCCCGCCCAACCTTCCGGCAGGGTGACCTGCACTCCGGCGCGGGCCTCGCGGACGCGCTGCGCGGCGTGGACACCGTCATTCACGCGGCGAGCCAGCCGTCGCGGCCCCAGACGGACGTCGAGATGACCGGCGTGCTCCTCGCGGCGGCGCGGGAGGCGGGCGTGCGACACGTCGTGTACGTCAGCATCGTGGGCTGTGATCAGGTGCGGGCGTTCCCGTACTACCGCGCCAAGACCCAGGCCGAGGCGCTGGTCGCAGCGGGCGGCGTGCCGTTCACGGTGGTACGCGCCGCGCAGTTCCACGAGTTCGTGGCGTTCATGCTGTCGCGCCTCACCCGCGCGCCGCTGCTGCCCCTGCCGGGCCTCCCTCTCCAGCCCGTGGACGTCCACGCTGCCGCCACACAGATCGCGCAGGTCGCGCTGGGAGCCCCGCAGGGCCGCGCGCCGGACATCGTCGGCCCACAGGTGCTCGCCCTGCCGGAACTGGCCCGCACCTGGGCCGACGCGACCGGCGCACGCACCCGCATCCTGCCCGTCCCCGCCGCGCGGCGCTTCACGCCCCTCACCCGCCCGGACCTGAGCGGCGTGGGCCGCACCTGGGCGCAATGGCTCGCGCAGGAAGCCACACGGCCGAATCCCTACGCAGGCTGA
- a CDS encoding riboflavin synthase, whose translation MFTGIIEQVGQIARTSENEGNLTVTIQPARMWADVELGESIAVNGTCLTVTTWDAAGFTVDLSRETLAKTAPHWREGTKVNLERAMTAQARFGGHVVSGHVDGVGTVLRVDAQPGAYTMTVRAAPHLARYLVPKGSVTVDGVSLTVVDAGGPAGSRADLRPDEFTLWLVPHTLEVTTLHTWAEGTTVNLEADQMAKYVERLILMRDWTPEQAEQEVGA comes from the coding sequence ATGTTTACTGGAATCATCGAACAGGTCGGGCAGATCGCCCGCACCAGCGAGAACGAGGGGAACCTGACCGTCACCATCCAGCCCGCGCGCATGTGGGCCGACGTGGAACTGGGCGAGAGCATCGCCGTGAACGGCACCTGTCTGACCGTGACCACCTGGGACGCGGCGGGCTTCACCGTGGACCTCAGCCGCGAGACGCTGGCCAAGACCGCCCCGCACTGGCGCGAGGGCACGAAGGTGAATCTGGAACGTGCCATGACCGCCCAAGCGCGCTTCGGTGGGCACGTCGTGAGTGGGCACGTGGACGGTGTGGGCACGGTCCTGCGCGTGGACGCCCAGCCCGGCGCGTACACCATGACCGTGCGCGCCGCGCCGCACCTCGCCCGGTACCTCGTGCCGAAGGGCAGCGTCACCGTGGACGGCGTGAGCCTGACCGTCGTGGACGCGGGCGGTCCGGCGGGCAGCCGCGCGGACCTGCGCCCGGACGAGTTCACGCTGTGGCTCGTGCCGCACACGCTGGAGGTCACCACCCTGCACACCTGGGCCGAGGGCACGACCGTCAACCTGGAGGCCGACCAAATGGCGAAATACGTCGAGCGGCTGATCCTGATGCGCGACTGGACGCCCGAACAGGCGGAGCAGGAGGTGGGCGCATGA
- the ribH gene encoding 6,7-dimethyl-8-ribityllumazine synthase, producing MNRIEANLLATDLKFAVVSTRWNHLIVDRLVEGAELAFVQHGGKTENLDHFLAPGSYEVPLIARKLAESGKYDAVVCLGAVIKGDTDHYDFVAGGAANGILNTSLHTGVPVAFGVLTTDTVEQALNRAGIKAGNKGAEAVLAMIETVNLLRQIG from the coding sequence ATGAACCGAATTGAAGCCAACCTGCTCGCCACCGACCTGAAGTTCGCCGTTGTCAGCACCCGCTGGAATCACCTGATTGTGGACCGTCTGGTGGAGGGGGCAGAGCTGGCGTTCGTGCAGCACGGTGGGAAGACGGAGAATCTCGATCATTTCCTGGCGCCGGGCAGTTACGAGGTGCCGTTGATCGCGCGGAAGCTCGCGGAGAGCGGGAAGTATGACGCGGTGGTGTGCCTGGGGGCCGTCATCAAGGGCGACACCGACCACTACGATTTCGTGGCGGGCGGCGCGGCGAACGGCATCCTGAACACCAGCCTGCACACCGGGGTGCCGGTGGCGTTCGGTGTGCTGACGACGGACACGGTTGAGCAGGCCCTGAACCGCGCCGGGATCAAGGCCGGGAACAAGGGCGCCGAGGCGGTGCTGGCGATGATCGAGACCGTCAACCTGCTGCGGCAGATCGGGTAA
- the ribD gene encoding bifunctional diaminohydroxyphosphoribosylaminopyrimidine deaminase/5-amino-6-(5-phosphoribosylamino)uracil reductase RibD, with product MTLALEQAARGLGRTAPNPAVGCVVVQEEVVVGRGFHPRAGEPHAEVFALRDAGERARGGTAYVTLEPCSHHGRTPPCADALIAAGVRRVVVAALDPNPLVAGRGVQRLRDAGIEVTVGALEAQAARQQAGFRSLIMRGRPWVVAKYAMTLDGKVAALNESNGAVSGSQARERTMRWRDELDAIAVGSGTLGLDNPALTTRGVSGGRDPRPVVFDRRAASDPQARAWRDGAVLVTAPDADAAAHEGAGITVQRAGSLPDALSGLAGLGISSVLLEGGPTLLSAFLAQGLVDEVRVFLSPKLLGAGLSPLTGPTRPMHEAQTLRDVTVETLGPDVLLTGLLQGIPRV from the coding sequence ATGACGCTCGCGCTTGAGCAGGCTGCCAGAGGACTGGGCCGCACTGCGCCGAATCCCGCCGTGGGCTGCGTAGTCGTGCAGGAAGAAGTTGTGGTGGGGCGAGGCTTCCACCCCAGGGCCGGTGAGCCGCACGCGGAGGTGTTCGCCCTGCGGGACGCGGGCGAGCGGGCGCGCGGCGGGACAGCGTACGTGACGCTGGAACCGTGCAGTCACCACGGGCGGACGCCGCCCTGCGCGGACGCGCTGATCGCGGCGGGCGTGCGGCGCGTGGTCGTGGCGGCGCTGGACCCGAACCCGCTGGTGGCGGGACGTGGCGTGCAACGGCTCCGGGATGCCGGGATTGAGGTCACGGTGGGCGCGCTGGAAGCCCAGGCCGCGCGGCAGCAGGCGGGCTTCCGCAGTCTGATCATGCGGGGCCGCCCGTGGGTGGTGGCGAAGTACGCCATGACCCTGGACGGGAAGGTGGCGGCGCTGAACGAGAGCAACGGCGCCGTCAGCGGCTCGCAGGCCCGGGAGCGCACCATGCGCTGGCGCGACGAACTGGACGCCATCGCGGTCGGCAGCGGTACGCTGGGGCTGGATAATCCGGCCCTGACGACGCGCGGCGTGTCGGGTGGGCGTGATCCGCGCCCCGTGGTGTTTGACCGCCGCGCGGCGAGTGACCCGCAGGCCCGCGCGTGGCGCGACGGCGCCGTCCTCGTGACTGCCCCGGACGCCGACGCGGCCGCGCACGAGGGCGCCGGGATTACCGTGCAGCGTGCCGGATCGCTGCCGGACGCCCTGAGCGGACTGGCGGGCCTGGGCATCAGCAGCGTGCTGCTCGAAGGTGGCCCGACCCTCCTGAGCGCTTTCCTCGCGCAGGGCCTGGTGGACGAGGTGCGGGTCTTTCTCTCCCCGAAACTTCTGGGCGCGGGGCTGAGCCCCCTGACCGGCCCTACGCGCCCCATGCACGAGGCGCAGACGTTGCGGGACGTGACGGTCGAGACCCTCGGCCCGGACGTCCTGCTCACCGGCCTGCTGCAGGGCATCCCGCGCGTCTGA
- a CDS encoding bifunctional 3,4-dihydroxy-2-butanone-4-phosphate synthase/GTP cyclohydrolase II, with translation MTLASIPELLAELRAGRPVILVDDENRENEGDLLMPAATATPEWVNFMAREGRGLICVTLTPDRARVLDLTPMVGSSTDPNGTAFTVSVDHVSNSTGISAFDRAATIAALMDDAARPTDFRRPGHIFPLVARPGGVLRRAGHTEAGCDLARLAGFPPVGVICEIMGDDGEMSRLPDLLAFGERHGLKVGSIEALIAYRMEHDPFMQLVAEARLPTEYGEFRLVGFEDTLSGAEHVALVMGDVTQGPLLVRVHSECLTGDGFHSLRCDCGPQRDAAMQAIAAEGRGVLVYLRQEGRGIGLLNKIRAYHLQDGGADTVEANLQLGFPADARDFGIGAQMLHLLGARQLRVLTNNPRKLHSLGGFGLEVVERVPLHAGHNEHNTAYLSTKAAKLGHIGTDGSGD, from the coding sequence ATGACCCTGGCCTCCATCCCCGAGCTGCTGGCGGAACTGCGGGCCGGGCGCCCCGTGATCCTGGTGGACGACGAGAACCGCGAGAACGAGGGCGACCTGCTGATGCCCGCCGCCACGGCGACGCCCGAGTGGGTGAACTTCATGGCGCGCGAGGGCCGCGGCCTGATCTGCGTGACCCTCACGCCCGACCGCGCGCGGGTGCTGGACCTCACGCCCATGGTGGGCAGCAGCACGGACCCGAACGGCACGGCCTTCACCGTCAGCGTGGACCACGTCAGCAACAGCACCGGCATCAGCGCCTTCGACCGCGCCGCCACCATTGCCGCGCTGATGGACGACGCGGCCAGACCTACGGACTTCCGCCGCCCCGGGCACATCTTCCCGCTCGTCGCGCGCCCCGGCGGGGTGCTGCGCCGCGCCGGACACACCGAGGCCGGCTGCGACCTCGCCCGGCTGGCAGGCTTCCCACCCGTCGGCGTGATCTGCGAGATCATGGGGGACGACGGCGAGATGAGCCGCCTCCCGGACCTCCTCGCGTTCGGTGAGCGGCACGGTCTGAAGGTCGGCAGCATCGAGGCGCTCATCGCCTACCGCATGGAACACGACCCATTCATGCAACTGGTGGCGGAAGCCCGGCTGCCCACCGAGTACGGCGAGTTCCGCCTCGTCGGCTTCGAGGACACCCTCAGCGGCGCGGAACACGTTGCGCTCGTCATGGGCGACGTCACCCAGGGGCCCCTCCTCGTGCGCGTGCACAGCGAATGCCTCACCGGGGACGGCTTCCACAGCCTGCGCTGCGACTGCGGCCCGCAACGCGACGCGGCCATGCAGGCCATCGCTGCCGAGGGCCGCGGCGTCCTCGTGTACCTCCGCCAGGAAGGGCGCGGCATCGGCCTGCTGAACAAGATCCGCGCGTACCACCTCCAGGACGGCGGCGCCGACACCGTCGAGGCGAACCTGCAACTCGGTTTCCCCGCCGACGCCCGCGACTTCGGCATCGGCGCGCAGATGCTCCACCTCCTCGGCGCGCGGCAACTGCGCGTCCTGACCAACAACCCCCGCAAACTCCACAGCCTGGGCGGCTTCGGCCTGGAAGTCGTCGAACGCGTGCCCCTCCACGCCGGCCACAACGAACACAACACCGCGTACCTCAGCACCAAAGCCGCCAAACTCGGCCACATCGGCACCGACGGCAGCGGGGATTAA
- a CDS encoding RNA 2'-phosphotransferase codes for MTNHVLSRRLSYLLRHAPHEAGLTLAPGGWVPLAPLLSHLNVTRAQVEAVVSGSDKQRFSLRGDHIRANQGHSVPVDLQLEPATPPNLLYHGTHAGALPAIRAGGLRPMNRHHVHLSPDPDTARHVGARRGPPIILTIRAGEMHDAGYLFFVSENGVWLVDRVLPAYVDGA; via the coding sequence ATGACCAACCATGTCCTCTCCCGGCGCCTGTCGTACCTGCTGCGCCACGCTCCGCACGAGGCCGGGCTGACCCTCGCGCCCGGCGGCTGGGTCCCCCTCGCACCCCTGCTCTCGCACCTGAACGTCACTCGCGCGCAGGTCGAGGCCGTCGTCTCGGGAAGCGATAAGCAACGCTTCAGCCTGCGCGGCGACCACATCCGCGCCAACCAGGGCCATAGCGTGCCCGTGGATCTGCAACTCGAACCCGCCACGCCGCCCAACCTGCTGTACCACGGCACGCACGCCGGCGCCCTGCCCGCCATCCGCGCGGGGGGACTGCGGCCCATGAACCGCCACCACGTTCACCTCTCGCCCGACCCCGATACCGCCCGGCACGTCGGCGCGCGGCGCGGCCCACCCATCATCCTCACCATCCGGGCAGGGGAGATGCACGACGCCGGATACCTGTTCTTCGTCAGCGAGAATGGCGTGTGGCTGGTGGACCGTGTGCTACCCGCGTACGTCGACGGTGCATAA
- a CDS encoding aminotransferase class V-fold PLP-dependent enzyme, which translates to MSDTPADTTHPQGWTFETTAVQSSIPRGLGQTIGFPIHAAAAFQFDTLEEAQLEFQQNTGLSYARLQNPTVRALEDRITTLEGGAATVAVASGQAATLTAILSVCRAGDHVVSASSLFGGTTGMLGNILPLMGITATLVDNTPDAVRAAMQPNTRLVWAEMISNPAGDIADIRAFASVAHEHGALLAIDNTCGGAGFLCRPLSHGADIVSQSLTKWAGGHGSVLGGAVTVGTGHDLTRNPIYTDGGEQSILRVRGDAALAWRQRWFGAHQLGMTLAPHSAFLIAQGLETLALRLERESATALALAQWLEAHPKVGKVSYPGLSSHPHHHLAQTYLRGGQGAVLTFEVPDPSAFLSRVRVLRIAPNLGDVRTLVVHPWTTTHGRVSEPARHAAGVTPTTIRMSVGVEALRDLQADIEQAL; encoded by the coding sequence ATGAGCGACACGCCCGCCGACACCACGCACCCCCAGGGGTGGACGTTTGAGACGACCGCCGTGCAGAGCAGCATTCCCCGGGGACTGGGGCAGACCATCGGCTTTCCCATCCACGCAGCGGCCGCGTTTCAGTTCGACACGCTGGAGGAGGCGCAGCTGGAATTCCAGCAGAACACCGGCCTGAGTTACGCCCGCCTCCAGAACCCGACCGTGCGGGCGCTGGAGGACCGCATCACCACCCTGGAGGGCGGCGCGGCCACTGTGGCGGTGGCGAGTGGGCAGGCGGCGACCCTCACCGCGATCCTCAGCGTGTGTCGCGCGGGGGATCACGTCGTGTCGGCCAGCAGCCTGTTCGGCGGGACGACCGGGATGCTGGGGAACATCCTGCCCCTGATGGGCATCACGGCGACGCTGGTGGACAACACCCCGGACGCCGTGCGGGCCGCCATGCAGCCGAACACGCGGCTGGTGTGGGCGGAGATGATCAGCAACCCCGCCGGGGACATCGCGGACATCCGTGCGTTCGCGAGCGTGGCCCACGAGCACGGGGCGCTGCTGGCGATCGACAACACCTGCGGCGGCGCTGGATTCCTGTGCCGCCCGCTCTCTCACGGCGCGGACATCGTCAGCCAGTCCCTGACGAAGTGGGCGGGCGGACACGGCAGCGTCCTGGGCGGCGCGGTCACCGTCGGGACCGGGCACGACCTGACCCGCAACCCCATCTACACGGACGGCGGAGAGCAGAGCATCCTCAGGGTGCGGGGTGACGCGGCCCTCGCGTGGCGGCAGCGCTGGTTCGGCGCGCACCAGCTGGGCATGACCCTCGCGCCGCACAGCGCGTTCCTGATCGCGCAGGGCCTGGAGACCCTCGCGCTGCGCCTGGAACGCGAGAGCGCCACCGCCCTCGCCCTGGCGCAGTGGCTTGAGGCGCACCCGAAGGTCGGGAAGGTCAGCTACCCCGGCCTGAGCAGCCACCCGCACCATCACCTCGCCCAGACGTACCTGCGCGGCGGGCAGGGCGCCGTCCTGACCTTCGAGGTGCCGGACCCCAGCGCGTTCCTGTCGCGCGTGCGCGTGCTGCGCATCGCCCCGAACCTCGGGGACGTCCGCACGCTCGTCGTGCACCCCTGGACGACCACGCACGGCCGCGTGTCCGAACCCGCCCGCCACGCCGCCGGGGTCACCCCCACCACCATC
- a CDS encoding DUF3969 family protein: protein MTEAAELQLIFQSSVDLERWVLTHGVGFLYAIRQGVMAPIAAESELFKPAYLHLLEKKSCSLEVCDFVQRGFFLDDVQHLVSEEALQYTVDEMLDIAVRLLRERPKDIRVGRVSLA, encoded by the coding sequence ATGACAGAAGCTGCGGAGCTTCAACTGATCTTTCAATCTTCAGTCGATTTAGAGCGGTGGGTGTTGACTCATGGTGTCGGTTTTCTCTACGCCATTCGGCAGGGCGTCATGGCACCCATCGCAGCAGAGAGCGAGCTGTTTAAACCGGCCTACCTTCATCTTCTAGAGAAGAAGAGTTGCTCTCTTGAAGTTTGTGACTTCGTTCAGAGGGGATTCTTTCTCGATGACGTGCAACACCTCGTTAGCGAGGAAGCTCTGCAATACACGGTAGATGAGATGCTGGACATAGCTGTGCGTCTCCTGCGGGAACGGCCGAAAGACATCCGGGTTGGCAGGGTCTCGCTGGCTTAA
- a CDS encoding S9 family peptidase: MPTPLPLEELVTLPITMGLTVSPDGEQVAYYDNRSGRMELCTLHLRTRERRQHTSGQAPATPRSAPVWSADSRELFLAWDHDGNERTALHVLSLDTGEVRALHHQPGSMDFPVHAHPDGTRLLVNSTRGGQMNIWQYDLTRSGEDAWTPLSTQPNSTQAVAYSPDGRRISLNTNESPDLRNLDGYVMNADGTGMCRVLHLQEGTRESVGHWHPDGTHLTAASDAAGHGRAGRLDLTSGEVQWFTPEGGPDDTPGRISPDGQWLSVTRNADSTLTPLLYSLDTAVPRALHLPLGLSSGTQYALGHQLLVGHTTTTTRADVLLYDLTTDTTSTLIPAEYGTLHPERFTPGQYIHYPSPSAHDPQVQVPAILYVPQGLNPADRHPALVHAHGGPTAQFFRTFDDEVQYLVSLGYTVICPNVRGSTGYGTPWRDANLRDWGGRDLQDIAAAATYLATLPHVDPARIGLYGVSYGGYLSYLAPVKHPDLFKVAIPIVGITDLHQLHTDNSRDIPQLAYYFRTMMGHPDEHAGLWRDRSAITHAANLKAHMLMLHGANDPRCPVNQARGFRDALNATGKHEGQDYEYVEFDDQGHGTADPAARIRTTRLIADYLARHL; this comes from the coding sequence ATGCCCACACCCCTGCCGCTGGAGGAACTTGTCACCCTGCCCATCACGATGGGCCTGACTGTCTCGCCGGACGGTGAGCAGGTCGCGTACTACGACAACCGCAGCGGCCGCATGGAACTGTGCACCCTGCACCTGCGCACCCGCGAGCGCCGCCAGCACACCAGCGGACAGGCCCCAGCCACCCCCCGCAGCGCCCCCGTCTGGAGTGCCGACAGCCGCGAGCTGTTCCTCGCCTGGGACCACGACGGGAACGAACGCACCGCCCTGCACGTCCTGAGCCTGGATACCGGCGAAGTGCGCGCCCTGCACCACCAGCCCGGCAGCATGGACTTCCCCGTGCACGCCCACCCGGACGGCACGCGGCTGCTCGTGAACTCCACGCGCGGCGGGCAGATGAACATCTGGCAGTACGACCTGACCCGCAGCGGCGAGGACGCCTGGACGCCCCTGAGCACCCAGCCCAACAGCACCCAGGCCGTCGCGTACAGCCCCGACGGGCGCCGCATCAGCCTGAACACCAACGAAAGCCCTGACCTGCGCAACCTGGATGGGTACGTCATGAACGCCGACGGCACGGGGATGTGCCGCGTCCTGCACCTTCAGGAGGGCACCCGCGAGAGCGTCGGCCACTGGCACCCGGACGGCACGCACCTGACTGCCGCCAGCGACGCCGCCGGGCACGGCCGCGCCGGACGGCTCGACCTGACCAGCGGCGAGGTGCAGTGGTTCACACCCGAAGGAGGACCCGACGACACCCCTGGCCGCATCAGCCCGGACGGCCAGTGGCTGAGCGTCACCCGCAACGCCGACAGCACCCTCACGCCACTGCTGTACAGCCTGGACACGGCCGTCCCCCGCGCCCTGCACCTGCCACTGGGCCTGAGCAGCGGCACGCAGTACGCCCTCGGGCATCAGCTGCTCGTGGGCCACACCACCACCACCACCCGCGCGGACGTCCTCCTGTACGACCTGACCACCGACACCACCAGCACCCTGATTCCCGCCGAATACGGCACCCTGCACCCCGAACGGTTCACGCCCGGCCAGTACATCCACTACCCCAGCCCCAGCGCCCACGACCCGCAGGTGCAGGTCCCCGCCATCCTCTACGTCCCTCAGGGCCTCAACCCGGCTGACCGCCACCCCGCCCTCGTGCACGCGCATGGCGGCCCCACCGCGCAGTTCTTCCGCACCTTCGACGACGAGGTGCAGTACCTCGTCAGCCTCGGCTACACCGTGATCTGCCCCAACGTGCGCGGCAGCACCGGCTACGGCACCCCCTGGCGCGACGCGAACCTGCGCGACTGGGGCGGCCGCGACCTGCAGGACATCGCCGCCGCCGCCACGTACCTTGCCACGCTCCCCCACGTCGACCCCGCCCGCATCGGGCTGTACGGCGTCAGCTACGGCGGATACCTGTCCTACCTCGCCCCCGTCAAACACCCCGACCTGTTCAAAGTCGCCATTCCCATCGTCGGGATCACCGACCTGCACCAGCTGCACACCGACAACAGCCGCGACATCCCCCAGCTCGCCTACTACTTCCGCACCATGATGGGCCACCCCGACGAGCATGCCGGGCTCTGGCGCGACCGCAGCGCCATCACCCACGCCGCGAACCTCAAAGCCCACATGCTCATGCTGCACGGCGCCAACGACCCCCGCTGCCCGGTCAATCAGGCCCGGGGCTTCCGGGACGCCCTGAACGCTACCGGCAAACACGAAGGGCAGGACTACGAGTACGTGGAATTCGACGACCAGGGCCACGGCACCGCCGACCCCGCCGCTCGCATCCGCACCACCCGGCTGATCGCGGACTACCTCGCCCGGCACCTGTAA